Genomic segment of Malania oleifera isolate guangnan ecotype guangnan chromosome 7, ASM2987363v1, whole genome shotgun sequence:
TTCTTGGAAATCCAAATCTCTCTCATTAACTCAATTATTTATAATCAGCCTATCTATTATATGTTTGTCCTTCCTTTGCCCAAGTGTTGAAATATGgctcattctagaagcctacaattgccattgaagtcttcaatggtgggctaatttttcaaaggtaggtgattagtggttgtaatagtgatttttcctaacctatataaacccatcacctccatttgtattctcatccccaaatttgcctacttctctcttaggcacattctctcttctctctctctcattttgtaatatttctacaatagagaaatattgattgatagtgtccgaggacgtaggcacatttagccgaacctcgttaattctggtgttcttccttttatctattcagtagttaacttttgtcgggtatagttgtagtaatatattgtgttaattacatgtctaaggaaaattttgtctaggaaagagggatttaagcggtccgttgtgaccccccacttccctgggaatttacctggtgtaattttgcataattatttactctctatttacctgtacaattgtaactgtgataaagttaggtggaacaatctcaagtttcacaacaattggtatcagagccaaggttattcttagtatgctctgtggttgcagcttagtctgatcttccacatcagaaaagttttccttgggctattggcattccgcatcggcaactattgaatagcatttatggcagagatggcagatagtgcaaaagcatccacatcaaactcgtctattttggcaagaactactgtgacaaatgccagatttgcagtggagatttttgacggcaccggtcattttggtatgtggcaaagtgaggttctagacgctctctttcagcaaggtctagacattgccattgaagaagagaaaccagaagatattgagaagaaagaatgggggaccatcaatcgattagcatgtggtacaattcgatcgtgtctttcaagagagcagaagtatgcattctgtaaggaaacttctgcaaacaagttgtggaaggcactggaggaaaagtttttgaagaaaagctctcaaaataaactccatatgaagaagagactatttcgcttcagttatgtctcgggtaccactatgaatgatcatatcaccaactttaataggttggttactgatctagttaatctagatgagacttttaaagatgaagacctggctttgatgttgttgggatcccttcctgaggaatttgagtttcttgaaactactctgctccatggaaaggataaagtgtctgttggcgaggtttgtgctgctttgtacagctatgaattgaggaagaaggacaagcttgaAAGCACAAGTGGAGCCAACGAGGCTCTAGTAGTTCGAGGGCCGTTCACAAAGCCAGTatagaagaaagaaggagagatccaagtcaaggtccagaccaaacaaagatgaatgtgccttttgtcgggaaaaggggcactggaagaaagactgtccaaagctaaagaataaaggcaaacctgATAAAGGAAAGGCTATCTCAAATGTGGCTGAGTACGAAGATGGGAGCTCAGATCTTTCGCTTGCTGCTACGCCATCAACTAGTTCTTTGAGTATATGGCTACTCGATTCTGGGTGTAgccatcatatgtgtcccaatcgggattggttctttgattttaaagaactagaaggtggattcgtctacacagcaaatgatgtccctcttaccacacatgggattggttcagtccgcttgaggaatcaagatggatcaatcaaaatattgacggacgttagatatgtaccaagtttgatgaagaatcttatttctgtgggaacccttgaatcaaagggattcaaagtaacagcagaaaacggagtcatgaagatcatctctggtgcacttgtggtaatcaagggaattcggaagaacaataacttgtatcACTATCAAGGTCGTACAATTATTGGGACGGCAGCAACAGTTTCTTCTGATGATAAAGCCATAGAAgcaactaggttatggcatatacacttggggcatgcaggtgaaaaatccttgggacttcttacaaatcaaggattattaaagggagcaaagacctgcaagctagatttctgtgaacattgcatcaaagggaagcaaacaagagtgaaatttggtacttgcaatccataataccaagggtattttggattatgttcactctgatgtgtggagaccttccaagacaacttcactgggaggaaaacactactatgtgacctttgttgatgatttttctcgaagagtatgggtgtatactatgaaaactaaggatgaagtgttaggagtcttcctcaaatggaaaaaatatggtggaaactcaaacaagcagaaggatcaagtggcctccgtacagataatggtggagaatatagaagtgatccatttcttaaagtctgcgaagatgaaggtattatacgacacttcacagtgagaagtacaccacaacagaatggagtggcagaacgtatgaatcgaacattgttggagaaggttcggtgtatgctatccaatgctgggttgggtagagaattttgggctgaggctgtaacatatgcctgccacctcatcaaccgcctaccatctactgctatttgtggtaaaacaccattggagaaatggtttggaatgcctgctacagattatgattccttacatgtattcggttccactgcctactatcatgtcaaggaatcaaagTTGGATCCGAGGGCTAAGAAAGCAATCTTTATGGGAATCACCTCTGGAGTAaagggatatcgtctttggtgtccagaaacaaagaaaataatcttcagcagggatgttacctttaatgaatctacttttttaagaaaggtgacaacagaaagtgttgagcaaaaagatggtgctccaaaacaggtggagtttgatagaagaattgtttacccagaaatgaagactctcctatggtagaagaagagtcgcctgtagaagaggtttcaacccaagaacctcaacagcaacatgaatctattgcattgagtaagccaaagagaaaaattagaaagcctgctcgctttgttgacatggtggcttaCGCATCTCCAATTGCAAACGATGATACTCCTGTTACTTACAATGAAGCAATCCAATGTTCGAAAAAGAAAAGTGGAGGGaagccatgaatgaagaaatgcagtcccttcataagaatcgaacatggaagcttgttagtcttccgaagggaaagaaggcaattgggtgtaaataggtatatacaaagaaagatggatttcctgacaagaatagtgttcgctacaaagcaaggttggtggctaaaggctatgcacaaacggagggaattgattacaatgaggtattttctccagtagtaaaacattcctccattagaatcttattggctttggtagcaaaattggatatggaactagttcaattagatgtaaaaactgcatatttacatggagacttggaagaggaaatctacataACTCAGCCAGGAGGTTtcaaagttgctggaaaagaaaatatggtgtgcaaacttgaaaaatcgttgtatggattaaagcaatccccaaggcagtggtacaaacgatttgacaagtttatgatggggcaaaagtactgaagaagcaaatatgatcactgtgtgtatttttgcaagctacaagatagatctttcatatatcttcttctttatgttgatgatatattgatagcctcCAAGAGTCAGACAGAAATTGACAAACTAAAGGCTCGATTGAAtagggagtttgagatgaaagatctaggcgaagcaaagaaaattctcggtatggagataagtagagaaaggaaattggggaggctttgtttgactcaaaaacaatatttgaggaaagtactgaagcgttttggtatggatgagaagtcaaaacctgttagtactccgcttgctcctcatttcaagttgaatgcatctatgtctccaaaaactgaagcagaacgagaatacatgtcaaaagtaccatattcaagtgctgttggtagcttgatgtatgccatggtgtgtacaaggcccgatatttcacaagccgttggagttatgagcaggtatatgcatgatcctggaaaggaacattggcaagctgtgaaatggattctacgatacattttgtatacggtagatgttggcctaatatttgagcaggataagcaagatgatcatagtattgttggatactgtgattccgattacgctggtgatttggataagcgtcggtcaactactggctatgtttttactcttgcaaaagcgccagttagttggaggtctactttacagtcaacagttgctttgtccactacagaggcagagtatatggcagtcacagaggctgtgaaggaggcaatttggcttcaaggattgatgaaagatttgggaattgaacagaagcacatcaaggtgcattgtgatagccaaagtgctatccatctagcaaagaaccaagtctaccattcaagaaccaagcacatcgacgttcgatatcattttgttcgagaaattctggaagaaggtggagtagtaatccagaagattcgaaccactgagaatcctgctgatataatgacaaaagtggtaactgtggtcaagtttcaacattgcttgaacttgatcaacattattgaaaattgaaatatttgcgctacaagcgcgtttgaagacattatggaatctatgagagatgattaagagatggaatttcgccaaggtggagatttgttgaaatatggctcattctagaagcctacaATTGCCATtaaagtcttcaatggtgggctaatttttcaaaggtaggtgattagtggttgtaatagtggtttttcctaacctatataaacccatcacctccatttgtattctcatccccaaatttgcctacttctctcttaggcacattctctcttctctctctctcattttgtaatatttctacaatagagaaatattgattgatagtgtccgaggacgtaggcacatttagccgaacctcgttaattctggtgttcttccttttatctattcagtagttaacttttgtcgggtatagttgtagtaatatattgtgttaattacatgtttaaggaaaattctgtctaggaaagagggatttaagcggtccgttgtgaacccccacttccctgggaatttacctggtgtaattttgcacaattatttACTCTttatttacctgtacaattgtaactgtaataaagttaggtggaacaatctcaagtttcacaacaacAAGAAGATTATACAAGTGTTAGTAAGGCTACAGAGAAACCTTTTAGGGAAAGGTTCATCGTAAGGTTTCAAATACCTGCTCGCTAATTGGAATTTGATTTCACAGCCAATATAATTTTGGGCCCCCGGGGGGGAGGGGGAGAAGAGGAGATGGGAATAAAGATAGTGGAATTTATAAATTAAACGCCAATGCGAAAAAATGGTTATGGATATTTTTCACGAAAGATAAGGCATTCTGGAGAATAGCTATTTGCATCAAATACAAGTACGTACAATAAGGAAGACTGGGTCCCAACTTTACCTTCGGGTAGTCATGGATGGGGCTTGTGGAAAAATTTTGTAAAGTTGAAAGCACTTATCTGGGAGCATATAACAATTAAGGAGGGGAATGagggaagaagaaaaaaaattctggAAGGATAATTGGGCAGCTAAGTCTTTGTTCCAGGAAACTTTCCCGAACTTGTTTTGTTTGGCAAGCAAGAAGGAAGCTAGGGTCAAGTGCATGCGTAGCTCCAACAACAATCCTTTTTGGGATACGACCTTTTCCAGACAAGTCAAAGGTAAGGAGTCTAACCAAATGATCAAGTTCCCTAGAGCTTTATATGAGATAAATATTAAATGGGGGGAGTCAAACAGGTGTATTTGGAATCTCTCTAGTTCTCAGAGTTAAACAGGAGCCAGTATGTACAATCACTTTTTCTGCAAGGCCCAACATATAGAGTTAAATACTCCCATCAAAACCTTGTGGAGTCTCTTCATCCCTTCCAAATATTAGCATATTTTGTTGGTTGGCGACGAAAAACAAAATCCTTAGAGCTGATAACCTGTAAAGAAGGGGGTGGCCATTAGCATCCATGTGCATCTtgtgtagaaagaaaaaatgaagatGTGAACCATCTATTCCTTCATGACCTTTTAGTAGGAAGATTTGGGTTTTTGTTTGGTAGCGAATGAATCTACACTGGATTGGGCCTAAGGAGTTGAATGCATTGTTTTGTGCATGAAATCTCATGAAAAAGTAAGGGGTTCATTAGAAGCTTCAGGCTTGCAATCTCGGTggccatattttgaaaaatctggaAAGAAAAGAATGAGAGAATCGTCTAGGAGAGGTAATCCAATGCCTCTTCTCTCAGAATTGCTTGTCAAATCTTAATCATCAATGGAGCAGGCTTAATGCAAATTTGAAATTGTTGAATTGGGAAGATTTTGAGACTCTTTAAGTGACCTTCTCCATATTTACTTGGAAGGCGGGCCTACAACTTCCAATACAAGCAAAATAGCTAACGAAGACCcctagggtgtggttcaggtggtagggTGGGCTGTGGaagtgcctctcatgaggtcaggtgttcaaaccctcctgggctcatttccgcccctgaactcctgaatttaccctccctttggagttgtggggtcaacttcaagggacgcaagattagtcacatggaccgtaaaacggacacgtgaatacccggtgcgtaatccaaaaaaaaaataaaaaataaaaagctaACGAAGTATGTGGTTGCTAAGACCCAAACAAAAACTAAATCGTAAAAATGAAAAGCTACACAATCCCCCATTTCGGAGATAAACGTGCTTCCATTTGGAAGAAAGGTCATGAGTTAGGTGGTTGCAAAGAAGATCATATCTTTATTCAACATCACTTCCTTGCATTTGGAGACTTGTCAAGGACATCAATTAGCTTATTTTATGTTTAttcatcttttttgttttttctattgTTTTAAGTTCACTTTTCTACGACTATTTTGCCTGCTGCTCTGATGGGTTCAAGCTACTTGCATGAGCCCATGTTCTTTAGTATTAATAAAATTCTTTCTTTACCTCTTAAAAAAGAAACCCAAAATATAAGGGCCCCTTTGCGTTTTCTTCAAAAATTGTTTTCATTTCTAAGAATGTAAAAGAAAAACCCTTCAAAAAAGAAAATACATAGGACACTGTCATTTTAGATTGTTTGTATTTGGGATGAAATACCATTTTTAAAagttaataaaaaaaacaactttttatTGTTTCTAAAAATGGAACAAACATGCTTTTCCCCGCCCCCCTCcctttttttttgtcattttttttgtttttccgaAACCACAGAATTGTTTGCAATAGAAGGAAACGACAACGTGATCGAGGATCAAGCCATGTATTAACAACCCTTCCCTAGATCAAGCACTCTCCAAAAATAGGCATTGTTTGGTCGATGATGAGGCTCACGCAGCTGCATGCATCTCTCAATTCTTGGCCCATCTACGTGCATGCATGCGCTGTCCATTCCCAGATTacgtcctctctctctctctctctctctcttccccgcCAACACCTCCCTCCCATGCAACCCGTCTAAATTCCCAACTCTTGTAATATCCTTCCCAAGCTCCCTGACTTCTTTGCACCGCTCCCCATGTCTCTTCCCATGGAGGAGCGGCCTGCCACCCATGTTGACGACGACCATCCTCCGCCGCTAGAACCCCCGCCGGCCCACCACTTGTCCTCGGAAACCTACGTCGTTCAGGTCCCCAAAGACCAAATCTATCGGATCCCTCCCCCGGAAAATGCCCAAATTGTCGAAACCTACCGCAACCCCGCCGGCCGCCCCAAAAATGCCTTCTCTTCTCGCTGGCGGTGGATCCTCGTGGGCGTCGCCGCCGTCGCACTTGCTGTTACCATCGCTTTTGGTCTCTACTCTATAATATTGAGCCCTCAGAGCCCCACATTCTCCGTCGAGCATGTGATCGTGAAGGACCCGCAACCTTCTCCCAACAAAAAATGGCACCCGCAATTTGAAATTTCGTTGCTGGCCACAAATCCAAATTCCAGAATGGGCATTTATTACGAAAGAGACGGACGTGCCACTCTCTCTTTTAAGGAAAAGCAGATTGCGACGGGCGAATTCCCCGCATTCTTCCAAGAGAGCAAAAATTCGAGGACGGTTCCGGTGGTGGTCGCTGGCTCGGGTAAGGATTTGCCCCATGAGGTTCAGGAGAGACTGAAAGATAAGAACTCGACGGCGGTGGTTTCGCTGGGTTTCATGGTGGAAGCTCCCGTGAGGATGAAGGCTGGGGCGGTGCAGACGCGGGGCATGGAGATGACCATCGAGTGCGAATTGAAGGTCAAGAAGTTGGCGACGGGTGGCCGCCCTTTGTCAGCTCATTGTGACACGAAGTTGAAGAACTAGAGGAGCGTGGCAGCGGCTGTCGCCGCCGTGGCGGTGGCTGTATGGGGTTGCAGGACGGTGGTTGTCCAAGAAGAGCGTTTGATCGTTGTTATCTTTTGTATTTCTAGATTGTAATTTTCAATCTACATCGGTTATATTCGAATTTTATTTCTCTGAACATGGAACAATGAAGGGCTTACAAGTCAATAGAACTTATTTAacatcaaaaatgatttttgtatatatggtttattcaaaaaaaaaaactatgaccTGGATGAATGACCAAATGACTTGCAATGGGTGTGTGCAGTACCCACCTACGATAGAACTATTTTTTTATGGATTCGAATGGTAAGAGCAATTTATGACTTTAGTGACCTTAAGGTCACGAGTTTGATTTCTTTTATCTTGGTGAATTACTCCGAATATGTCAATGGGTGGACAACTTTCACCTCACTGGATTTGATGTCGCAACATAGTGTGCAAACTAACGCGGTGGTGACTGAAATTTcgaattatcaaaaaaaaaaaactaaaacttctTTATTAATGCATGCATAATTAATTAAGCATATGCTTCCCACCCTCTTTAATTCTCTTTTTATACATGACTTATTGAGGATATGCGTTTAGGCATTGACCTATAATTAACAATACCAAAACGTGATGGTTAAGCTAAGATTGTTGCTACTGTTATGATTATGTTGATCAGGAATATAAAGAGGTGCATTTGGACAACATCCCACGAGGAGAAATTATATAATGACCTGTATcttcatgtgtatgtgtgtatatagtTTAGATGTGAGATATTGATTGAATTCTATTAGCTCCATGCTTATTAGGAGCGGTTCCACTTGTTTTATGTCTCACATCTACTACAAGAAGATTGACCGCCTCCCAATAATCTGCATAAGCAATGGAGCTCCACTTAGCTAGCTTGTTTTATCTCTTACTTTTATTTCAAACATGTGCTAAAGTATGAATATACATAATACTCattttgtgtggtatgagtagaaattatgatgaattactgttttttgaaaacatgataatattatggaTCTTTATAATGAAAAACGggcatacgggccgagaattttatatgatttgccggcgtacgggccaagttatGAATATATTTTGCTGACGTATGGGtcgaactatggatatgttttgtcggcgtatgggccgaactatggatatgatttgctggcgtacgggccaagctatggatatgttttttcgGTGTAtgagccaagctatggatatgatttgtcggcgtacgggacgagctatggtaaaatatgaaatgccgatatgcaagccgatgattttcatgatgtatatatatatgcaaaatgatgtgatgatattaacttagCAAATATTAGTATGAAGAATTCATGTATCAtaatttgattatatgttatatgttatcagaacctgattggcttggtttaagctaacacttgtacggtaccgctgctatgtgttcatgatcatcatgatattgtatTAACGCTACTGTATGGAGTaacgtgaggacggatagtcgatacggttttaagaagtgtggacgcccctggtgtacagactaggtttggcagacccatcagacttatagattgtacttttaacttggcagtggtcggctaaccattatcaagtcccgcctttgggccacacaacccagtcatgtgggggtaatacatgacaatagctagctaacctactagggttgttttcttcttcttcttctttttcttcttcttcttcatgatgatgatgatgataatgatga
This window contains:
- the LOC131160744 gene encoding NDR1/HIN1-like protein 13, with the protein product MSLPMEERPATHVDDDHPPPLEPPPAHHLSSETYVVQVPKDQIYRIPPPENAQIVETYRNPAGRPKNAFSSRWRWILVGVAAVALAVTIAFGLYSIILSPQSPTFSVEHVIVKDPQPSPNKKWHPQFEISLLATNPNSRMGIYYERDGRATLSFKEKQIATGEFPAFFQESKNSRTVPVVVAGSGKDLPHEVQERLKDKNSTAVVSLGFMVEAPVRMKAGAVQTRGMEMTIECELKVKKLATGGRPLSAHCDTKLKN